From the genome of Faecalibacterium prausnitzii:
GATCAAAACGATCCGTGCCAAAACCTTTGACCAAAGGAGAAATTTTGAGTTTATATCAAAAGATCAAGTCCGCCATCACCGTTCGGCAGGTGGGAGAGATGTACGGCATGGAGCCCGACCGCCATGGCATGGTGTGCTGTCCGTTCCATTCTGACAGCGACCCCAGCATGAAGCTGAACGACACCTATTATTACTGTTTTGGCTGTGGGGCCAACGGAGATGCCATCGACCTCACCGCCAAACTGTTCGACCTGAACCCCCGGCAAGCCGCCGAGAAGCTGATACACGACTTCGGGCTTGACCCGGACAAGCCGCCCGCCAATGCCATCGCCCTGCTGCCGCCCAAGCGTGGCCTGACAGATGAGCAGTGGGCAGACATCGCCTACTGCCTGCGGGTACTGACCGATTATCTTGACCTGCTGCATGACTGGCGAGAGCGTTATAAGCCTGCCACCCCGGAGGAGCCGCATGACCCACGGTTTGAAGAAGCCCTCCACGCGACCGAGACCATCGAGCACTTGACGGACTGCGTTGCATTCGGAACGCCCCAGCAGAAGGCCGATGCCGCTGCACGGCTGCTGTCCGGGTCATTCCTGCTGATGCTGGAGGAGCGCACCGACCGCCTTTCTCTGGCAAAGTGCGCCTGATAATTTATTCACCTGAAGTGGTGGGTCTCACGGTGAGACCCACCACTTCACTTTTCTAAAGGAGAACCACCCTATGAAGAAAAACATTTCCCGCAACCCCTTATGGCCGGACTGGTACAACGGAAAGAAGATCGATGAAGTCCAGTTTGGCCGTACCTTTCTGGAACAGTGGCCGCTGAAATGCGTCAACGGTACGCTGTACACGCTGGACGGTCCGGTGGAGGACGAGAGCGAGATCAAGCAGCGCATCTTGGAGAACATCGAGGAATATGTCACCTCCGGCCTGTCCAAAAAGGTCACCAACATTCTGGAGACTATCAAGCTGCTGGCTTTTTCCGACCCGTTCCCCATCGAACAGGACTGCATCCACCTCCAGAACGGCGTGTACCATCTGCCGGACGGCTCTTTTCAGGAGAGCCGCCTGTTCTGCCAGAACCGCCTGCCTGTGAGATATGACCCCAAAGCCGCCAGCCCTGACCGCTGGCTGACCTTTCTGCACGAGCTGCTGGACGATGCCGACATCCCCACCTTGCAGGAATATCTGGGCTACTGCCTTATTCCCAGCACCAAAGGGCAGAAGATGATGCTCATTGTCGGCAAGGGCGGCGAGGGCAAGTCCCGCATCGGGCTGGTGCTCAAGCGACTCATGGGAGATGCCGCCAGCAATGGCAGCGTCCAGAAAGTCGAGAACAACCGTTTTGCCCGCGCCGATCTGGAACGCCGCCTGCTGATGATTGACGATGACATGGACATGAACGCCCTGCCCAAGACGAATTATATTAAGACCATCGTGACCGCCGAGGCCAAGCTGGACTTGGAGCGCAAAGGTGTCCAGAGCTACCAGCGGGACATCTACGCCCGGTTCCTCTGCTTCGGCAACGGTGCGCTGACCTCGCTGTACGACCATTCGGACGGTTTCTTTCGCCGCCAGCTCATCCTGACCACCAAGGACAAGCCCACCGACCGCACGGATGACCCCTTCCTTGTGGAGAAGATGTGCGCCGAGTTGGAAGGCATCCTGCTGTGGTGTCTGGAAGGGCTGCACCGGCTGGTGCAGAACGATTTCCGCTTCACGGTCAGCGAACGAGCCGCTGCCAACGTGGACACCATCAAGCGCAGCAGCAACAATGTCATCGACTTCATGGAGTCCGAGGGCTACTTCCGTTTCAAGGCGGACTACTCCATCAGTTCCAAGGAGTTCTACGACATTTATAAGCAGTGGTGCGAGGACAACGCCTGCCACAGCGTATCGGCGATCCGTTTCAGCGCCGAACTGCGCCAGAACGACCGCCGCTACAACCTTGAAGCCACCAACAACATCTATCTGCCCGGTGGCCGCAGAGTGCGGGGCTTTGTGGGCATCGAACCGCTTGTCCACCCCTGCCCGTAAAAAGTGCATTTTTCACAGAAGAAGTTCGTACAACCTGTACGGTCTGTACTTGTACGCATCTGTACGGCGAATTAAAGCGTTTTAAAACGTGTTATCGTTTATATTTCGCATTTCCGTACGTCGTACGAACCGTACAGGTTATTTGAAGTCCGTACGCAATTTTTTCAGATGCGTACGGAGCAATCAAGTTCGCATTGTGCGAACTTGATTGTAGCTCTCCCGCAGGAGGCGTTCCCCCTCGGAGAGTCCTCGAAGAGCCCACTACACTTTGCAGCCCATAGGGATGAAAGTGTTATAGTGGGTTATTACACTTCCGAAGAAGTGCATCTTCGTTCCCCGTCACCTTTCGATGAACCTTGAAAGGAGGGATGCCCTTTGGCAAGAAACGATGGCGTTGACCGCACCAGTGTCCGGAATCTCGCCGTTTCGGACAAGGCCGTTGGCAACACCCAGCAGCACAATGAGCGTGAAAAGGACAGCTATCGGAACCCCGACATTATCCCCCAGCGCACTGCATGGAACGTCCACTTCAAAAAGCCAACTGCCAGCTACACCGACCTATTCGCCCAACTGGAAGCCGCCGGAACCATCTCCACGCGCGGCTTGAAGCCGGATGCTATCCACTACTGTGAACTTGTCTTTGATGTCAACTCTGCCTACTTTGACAATCACGGCGGCTATGAGTTCGCCAAGCAGTTCTATGAGGATGCCTACAAAGCAGCCGTTCAAATCGTGGGCGGTGAGCAGTATATTCTCTCGGCTGTCATGCACGCCGATGAAATCAACCGCGCCATGACCGAAGCATTAGGCCGGGAGGTCTACCACTACCATCTTCATGTGGTCTATGTGCCTGTGGTGGAAAAGCAGATCCTGTGGTCGAAACGCTGCAAGGACAAGGCTCTGGTCGGCAAAGTCAAGGAGACCGTCATGCAGGTCAGCCGGAGCAAGAAGTGGGCATCCAAGCCCCTGCTGGACGATGCCGGAAAGCCTGCGCTGCAAAAGAACGGCAAGCCAGTCCTGAAGAAGTCGTACAGTGTCCTGCAAGACGATTTCTTCAACTATATGCGCAACGCCGGGTACACGGATGTAGAGCGCGGTGAACGCGGCAGCACTGAAGAACACCTGACCGTCACCCAGTTCAAAGTCCAGCGGGAGCAGGAACGGCTGGACACCCTGACCACCCAAACCGACCAGCAGGCACAATCGCTTGCTAAAACCAGTCAGACCCTCTCCCAAAAGGAGAAAGAACTTGCCTTCATTCAGAAAAAGACCACGCTCACGAAAGAAGCCCTCATTCATGCGCGTGATCTGGATTATATCGGCAAGCGCACCTTTCTCGGCAACTACTCGCTGACCGAAGAAGAATTCTCCAAGCTGAAAAAACAGGCCGACCACGGCTATATGATGGATGTGGAGAACCGCCGCTTGAAAGAAGAACTTTCCACCGCCAAGAAGGAAGCTGCTCATTGGGGTCAAAAGTATCATGAACTCTGGTATGAAGTGAAGCCCTATCTGGACGCGCTCCACCGTGCGCCTGAACTGGTGCGCAGCTTTTTGGAAAAGATTCTTGCCCCCAAGCAGGAGCGCACCATGAATGTGCCACAGCGAAACCGCAAGCGTGGGCAGGATGTAGAACTTTAAGCTGAATTTTTAGATGATATGACAATATAAGGAGCAATGCTTATGGATTTTGACCGTAATTCTATGACCGTCCCTGTGCAATCTTCCGATTATACGAATAAGTTCTTGCAAAAGGACTCGAATCTCACTACAATGGAGGTGGTCACTCAAACCAATGCCGTCAAGTCTCCGACTGACAGCCCAGCAACCACGAAGCTGGTGTACACGGTGGAAGAGATCGCACGAATGCTGGCCATCAGCCTGCGCTCTGCCTACAACCTGTGCAACAGCACCACCGAGTTCCGTGTCCTGCGGGCAGGCGGAAGCATCCGCATCCCGAAAGACAGCTTCGATGCGTGGCTCCACCGGGCAGCTTGATAAGGAGGCAAATCTATGGCATATATCACGAAACGCGGCAGTTCTTACAGTGTCCGCTACACCTATCAGGACGAGCACGGCAAGAGCTGCGACAAATGGGAGAGCTTTCCCACCAAAGAGGAGGCAACGAACCGAAAGAAGCAGATCGAACATGAACTGGCCGCTGGCACATTCCTGATTCCGTCCTCGGTGACGGTGGCAGAGTTCCTCATGGACTGGCTGCCCAAGCAATGCAGCAAACACAAGTGGGCACCCAAGACCTACGAATCCAATCTATCTACCATCCAGAACCTGATTATCCCCTATATCGGCAGCATGGAGATGCAGAAGCTCAAGCCCTACCACATGGAGAACCTCTACACGACCCTGAGCAAAACGCCCTGCGGTTCGTATATCGAGGGAAAGAAGCAGGAGCTCACCGAAAAGCAAAAGCAGCGGTTCCTTTCCGGCACCACAATCCATGAGGTGCATCGGCTACTGGGTACTGCGTTCCAGTATGCCGTGGAATGGGGCATCCTTGTCAAAAGCCCTGTTCCCGTGGACAGTCCCAAGAAGTCCACACAGGAGCGCACCATCTGGACGGTAGAGGAGATGCGAACGGCACTGGACAGCATGGAGGATCCCATCCTGCATCTGGCGGTG
Proteins encoded in this window:
- a CDS encoding CHC2 zinc finger domain-containing protein; the encoded protein is MSLYQKIKSAITVRQVGEMYGMEPDRHGMVCCPFHSDSDPSMKLNDTYYYCFGCGANGDAIDLTAKLFDLNPRQAAEKLIHDFGLDPDKPPANAIALLPPKRGLTDEQWADIAYCLRVLTDYLDLLHDWRERYKPATPEEPHDPRFEEALHATETIEHLTDCVAFGTPQQKADAAARLLSGSFLLMLEERTDRLSLAKCA
- a CDS encoding phage/plasmid primase, P4 family; this translates as MKKNISRNPLWPDWYNGKKIDEVQFGRTFLEQWPLKCVNGTLYTLDGPVEDESEIKQRILENIEEYVTSGLSKKVTNILETIKLLAFSDPFPIEQDCIHLQNGVYHLPDGSFQESRLFCQNRLPVRYDPKAASPDRWLTFLHELLDDADIPTLQEYLGYCLIPSTKGQKMMLIVGKGGEGKSRIGLVLKRLMGDAASNGSVQKVENNRFARADLERRLLMIDDDMDMNALPKTNYIKTIVTAEAKLDLERKGVQSYQRDIYARFLCFGNGALTSLYDHSDGFFRRQLILTTKDKPTDRTDDPFLVEKMCAELEGILLWCLEGLHRLVQNDFRFTVSERAAANVDTIKRSSNNVIDFMESEGYFRFKADYSISSKEFYDIYKQWCEDNACHSVSAIRFSAELRQNDRRYNLEATNNIYLPGGRRVRGFVGIEPLVHPCP
- a CDS encoding plasmid recombination protein — its product is MARNDGVDRTSVRNLAVSDKAVGNTQQHNEREKDSYRNPDIIPQRTAWNVHFKKPTASYTDLFAQLEAAGTISTRGLKPDAIHYCELVFDVNSAYFDNHGGYEFAKQFYEDAYKAAVQIVGGEQYILSAVMHADEINRAMTEALGREVYHYHLHVVYVPVVEKQILWSKRCKDKALVGKVKETVMQVSRSKKWASKPLLDDAGKPALQKNGKPVLKKSYSVLQDDFFNYMRNAGYTDVERGERGSTEEHLTVTQFKVQREQERLDTLTTQTDQQAQSLAKTSQTLSQKEKELAFIQKKTTLTKEALIHARDLDYIGKRTFLGNYSLTEEEFSKLKKQADHGYMMDVENRRLKEELSTAKKEAAHWGQKYHELWYEVKPYLDALHRAPELVRSFLEKILAPKQERTMNVPQRNRKRGQDVEL
- a CDS encoding helix-turn-helix domain-containing protein, producing the protein MDFDRNSMTVPVQSSDYTNKFLQKDSNLTTMEVVTQTNAVKSPTDSPATTKLVYTVEEIARMLAISLRSAYNLCNSTTEFRVLRAGGSIRIPKDSFDAWLHRAA